The proteins below come from a single Chryseobacterium bernardetii genomic window:
- a CDS encoding alpha/beta hydrolase, whose protein sequence is MKIVITAMALSFLFIGKAFAQNIKSGQRKMSTTEKNKHYTFELSDKVIRKAVFFKNRYGIMLSGDLYIPENAENEKLPALAISGPFGAVKEQSSGLYANQMAKRGFAVIAFDPSYTGESAGEPRDTASPDINTEDFSAAVDFLGLQKNVDQNKIGIIGICGFGGMALNAAAIDKRIKAVATASMYDMSRVISRGYNDAVTLEQRTKTLEDLGVQRWKDAETGNPAYPAAHLPEKLIGNEPQFIKDYYDYYKTPRGYHKRSVNSTTGWRVTSALSFMNMPLLSYIKEISPRPVLIVAGENAHSRYFSEDAYKAAAEPKELMIIPGGIHVDLYDKVDVIPFEKLDSFFKSNLK, encoded by the coding sequence ATGAAAATAGTAATAACAGCAATGGCTTTGTCCTTTCTTTTTATTGGGAAAGCATTTGCACAGAATATCAAATCGGGTCAAAGAAAAATGAGTACAACAGAAAAAAACAAACATTATACTTTCGAGCTAAGTGATAAAGTAATCCGAAAAGCAGTTTTCTTTAAAAACCGTTATGGAATAATGCTTTCCGGAGATTTATACATTCCTGAAAATGCTGAAAACGAAAAATTACCAGCACTGGCAATCAGCGGGCCTTTTGGAGCGGTAAAGGAGCAGTCTTCTGGATTGTATGCCAATCAAATGGCAAAAAGAGGTTTTGCTGTTATTGCTTTTGACCCCTCTTATACCGGTGAAAGCGCAGGTGAGCCGAGAGATACTGCTTCGCCAGACATCAATACAGAAGATTTCAGTGCTGCAGTAGATTTTCTGGGGCTTCAAAAGAATGTGGACCAAAATAAAATTGGGATCATTGGAATTTGTGGTTTTGGAGGAATGGCACTTAATGCAGCAGCAATAGATAAACGTATAAAAGCGGTCGCAACGGCCAGTATGTACGATATGTCGCGGGTAATATCAAGAGGATATAATGATGCTGTAACCCTTGAGCAACGTACCAAAACGTTAGAGGATCTAGGAGTTCAACGTTGGAAAGATGCAGAGACAGGAAACCCAGCATATCCAGCTGCACATCTTCCTGAAAAGTTAATTGGAAATGAACCACAATTTATAAAGGACTATTATGATTATTATAAAACGCCTAGAGGTTATCATAAACGTTCCGTAAATTCCACAACCGGTTGGAGGGTGACCAGTGCACTTTCATTTATGAATATGCCTTTGTTAAGCTATATTAAGGAGATTTCCCCTAGGCCTGTATTGATTGTTGCAGGTGAAAACGCACATTCAAGATATTTTAGTGAAGACGCTTACAAGGCGGCGGCTGAACCTAAAGAACTTATGATTATTCCAGGTGGTATCCACGTAGATTTATATGATAAAGTGGATGTGATTCCTTTTGAAAAACTTGATAGTTTCTTTAAATCCAATTTGAAATAA
- a CDS encoding SDR family NAD(P)-dependent oxidoreductase produces the protein MEDLKGKIAIITGGNSGIGYATAQRLKENGAEVIITGRRKEALEKAAKDLKVTAIVADQSKLSDIENLTHQVKKQFGKIDILLINAGITKFAMIEETTENLFDEIMNVNFKGAYFTLSCFIPLLNNDASVIMLSSTSATISPQNASIYAASKAAINAVVKIAALELAPRRIRINAVSPGPIATEIMDKIGLTEDLENHLIQSIPLKRMGKAKEVADMIYYLTSKNAGFITGANFLVDGGQSI, from the coding sequence ATGGAAGATTTAAAAGGCAAAATAGCCATTATTACAGGTGGCAATAGTGGCATTGGTTATGCCACAGCCCAAAGATTAAAGGAAAATGGTGCTGAAGTCATCATCACCGGAAGAAGAAAAGAAGCCCTTGAAAAAGCGGCCAAAGATCTGAAGGTAACAGCTATTGTTGCCGATCAATCAAAACTCTCTGATATAGAAAATTTGACCCACCAGGTAAAGAAGCAATTTGGGAAAATTGACATTCTGCTCATCAATGCCGGTATTACAAAATTTGCAATGATAGAAGAAACCACTGAAAACTTATTTGATGAAATAATGAATGTGAATTTCAAGGGTGCTTATTTTACCCTAAGCTGCTTCATTCCTTTGCTTAATAATGACGCCTCAGTGATTATGCTTTCTTCCACTTCAGCAACCATATCCCCTCAAAATGCATCTATATATGCAGCCAGTAAAGCCGCTATTAATGCCGTAGTAAAGATAGCCGCACTAGAGCTGGCTCCAAGAAGAATACGTATTAATGCTGTAAGTCCCGGACCTATTGCTACAGAGATTATGGATAAAATAGGATTGACTGAAGATCTGGAAAACCACCTGATACAAAGTATTCCCCTGAAAAGAATGGGAAAGGCTAAGGAAGTGGCTGACATGATTTACTATTTAACAAGCAAGAATGCAGGTTTCATAACAGGTGCAAACTTTCTGGTAGACGGAGGACAATCCATATAG
- a CDS encoding SDR family NAD(P)-dependent oxidoreductase, which yields MAKKNYQGALQQPINSGFNSKSTADEVIKNIDLTGKTAIVTGGNTGIGLETTRVLAAAGAFVIVPARDIEKAKKNLKGIPNVEIASMDLMSPSSIKKFTEDFIASERSLHLLINNAGIMWVPLRRDERGIESQLATNYLALFQLTSQLWPALVKANGARVINLSSHGHHFAPFDFNDPNFLHREYETLQGYGQSKTAVNLFSMELDVRGQSSHVRTYAVHPGSIGGTELGREAPLELFQKMGFVDAEGNMLPEIAASLKTIPQGAATTVWCATSPLLEHIGGIYCEDGDVAEQSSDIAHQKGVNPYSLDESSAKKLWKLTEEITGIRFNPETI from the coding sequence ATGGCAAAGAAAAATTATCAGGGAGCTCTACAGCAACCTATCAACTCAGGCTTCAATTCAAAATCAACAGCAGATGAAGTCATTAAAAATATTGACCTTACCGGCAAAACAGCTATTGTAACAGGTGGAAATACAGGAATTGGATTGGAAACTACACGTGTATTGGCTGCAGCCGGAGCCTTTGTGATTGTACCTGCAAGAGATATAGAAAAAGCCAAGAAAAACCTGAAGGGAATTCCCAATGTAGAAATTGCCTCTATGGATTTAATGTCTCCTTCATCTATTAAAAAGTTTACAGAGGATTTTATTGCTTCAGAAAGGTCTTTACACTTATTGATAAACAATGCCGGTATTATGTGGGTACCATTACGCAGAGATGAGCGGGGTATAGAATCACAACTGGCCACCAACTATTTAGCTTTATTTCAACTTACTTCCCAATTATGGCCTGCCTTGGTAAAAGCCAATGGAGCAAGAGTAATCAACCTATCTTCCCATGGGCATCATTTTGCTCCTTTTGATTTTAATGATCCTAATTTCCTTCATAGAGAATATGAAACCTTGCAAGGCTACGGACAATCCAAAACAGCCGTTAATCTTTTTTCAATGGAACTGGACGTGCGTGGACAATCATCCCATGTAAGAACTTATGCAGTTCACCCCGGCTCTATTGGAGGAACTGAATTAGGCAGAGAAGCTCCATTAGAACTGTTTCAAAAAATGGGATTTGTAGATGCGGAGGGCAATATGCTGCCAGAAATAGCAGCATCACTAAAAACTATTCCACAAGGTGCTGCCACAACGGTATGGTGTGCAACAAGCCCTTTATTGGAGCATATTGGCGGAATATATTGTGAAGATGGGGATGTTGCTGAACAATCATCAGATATTGCTCATCAAAAAGGGGTAAATCCTTATTCGCTGGATGAAAGCAGTGCAAAAAAACTATGGAAGCTTACTGAGGAAATAACAGGTATCCGTTTCAATCCGGAAACAATCTGA
- a CDS encoding bacteriocin-like protein, with translation MKNLKKLQKAELKTIVGGSDCIRLCFINDKLTCVPYNSCGGPGLEP, from the coding sequence ATGAAAAATTTAAAAAAACTTCAAAAAGCAGAATTAAAAACAATTGTCGGAGGTTCTGATTGTATTAGACTTTGTTTTATAAATGACAAGTTAACATGCGTTCCGTATAATTCATGTGGTGGCCCTGGACTGGAGCCATAA
- a CDS encoding DapH/DapD/GlmU-related protein translates to MQTKNIFARLLNGDTIMPDDPEIHKLIEASYEVKKKLIQLNNSTEPDEIVKILSDIVDKKLENVAVLTPLYINYGKHLNIGKNVFINFDCTFLTLGGITIEDNVLIGPKVSLITENHPLASQHRKGLVGKPIFIKQNAWIGANVTLLPGVTIGENAVVAAGAVVSKDVPDNAVVGGIPAKIIKTIGV, encoded by the coding sequence ATGCAAACTAAAAACATCTTTGCCAGGCTTCTGAATGGTGACACAATAATGCCTGATGACCCGGAGATCCACAAATTAATAGAAGCTTCTTATGAGGTTAAGAAAAAATTGATTCAATTAAATAATTCCACAGAACCGGATGAGATAGTAAAAATATTAAGTGATATTGTTGATAAGAAACTTGAGAATGTAGCAGTATTAACCCCTCTTTACATTAACTACGGAAAGCACCTGAATATTGGTAAGAATGTATTTATTAACTTCGACTGTACCTTTCTGACTTTAGGTGGAATTACCATTGAAGACAACGTTTTAATTGGTCCGAAAGTAAGCCTTATAACTGAAAACCATCCTTTAGCATCTCAACATAGAAAAGGATTAGTGGGTAAACCTATTTTTATCAAACAAAATGCATGGATTGGCGCGAATGTAACTCTGCTTCCGGGAGTTACAATTGGTGAAAATGCCGTGGTTGCAGCCGGAGCAGTGGTTTCCAAAGATGTTCCGGATAATGCTGTAGTAGGAGGAATTCCTGCAAAAATTATCAAAACAATTGGAGTATAA
- a CDS encoding helix-turn-helix domain-containing protein, translating to MNGRKKKSRSEEISEKYFEFLDRHIDDVISARTADFMGLHQIASELGISHKHLINVIQHEFGNHPSYFYDFRIIKITKEILLKEDISIAEVARKFTYDPSNFSKFFKSRTGETPGSFRRQNKNKA from the coding sequence ATGAATGGAAGAAAAAAGAAAAGCAGAAGTGAAGAAATTTCAGAGAAATATTTTGAATTTTTAGACCGTCATATAGACGATGTTATTTCTGCAAGAACGGCAGATTTCATGGGTTTGCATCAGATTGCATCAGAATTGGGAATTTCCCATAAACATCTTATCAATGTTATTCAGCATGAATTTGGAAATCATCCCAGCTATTTCTACGATTTCAGAATTATAAAAATAACAAAAGAAATATTATTAAAAGAAGACATATCCATCGCTGAAGTGGCCAGAAAATTTACATATGATCCTTCTAATTTTTCAAAGTTTTTCAAAAGCCGGACAGGCGAGACACCCGGAAGCTTTCGCAGGCAAAACAAAAATAAAGCCTAA
- a CDS encoding helix-turn-helix domain-containing protein, whose amino-acid sequence MEEKLKRVVSEFNTELKLKGFRAFQIEQDGNETRIYSRKEFYKICLTTGKSKIHYSDKSFEQEGTVLFFGNPHIPYSWETISTTYRGYTILFSEEFFKNSERSESLQQSSFFKIGGTPVLKITEEQRLFLNTIFQKMIAEQESDYIYKDELIRNYISLIIHESLKLEPAKDFNQDKNAVSRLSSVFLELLERQFPIETTDQSLQLRSAQDFAKNLNVHVNYLNRAVKEVTGKSTTTHIRERILTEAKALLLHTDWNISEIAFALGFDYPTYFNNFFKKQTGTNPKAFRLTEV is encoded by the coding sequence ATGGAAGAAAAGTTAAAGAGAGTTGTTTCTGAATTTAATACTGAGCTAAAACTAAAAGGTTTCCGTGCATTTCAGATTGAGCAGGACGGAAATGAAACCCGCATTTACAGCAGGAAAGAATTCTATAAAATCTGTCTTACAACGGGGAAAAGCAAAATTCATTATTCTGATAAAAGCTTCGAGCAGGAAGGGACGGTCTTATTTTTTGGAAACCCACATATTCCTTATTCCTGGGAAACGATTTCAACCACTTATAGAGGTTACACCATTCTTTTTTCGGAGGAGTTTTTCAAAAATTCTGAGCGTTCCGAAAGCTTACAGCAATCTTCTTTCTTTAAAATAGGCGGAACTCCCGTTCTGAAAATTACTGAAGAGCAAAGACTATTTCTCAATACCATTTTCCAAAAGATGATTGCAGAACAGGAAAGTGATTATATTTATAAGGATGAGTTGATTCGTAACTACATCAGTCTGATTATCCATGAGTCTTTGAAGCTGGAACCTGCTAAAGATTTTAATCAGGATAAAAATGCAGTATCCAGATTGTCTTCCGTTTTTCTTGAATTATTGGAAAGACAATTTCCCATCGAAACAACAGACCAATCTCTGCAACTAAGATCAGCCCAGGATTTTGCAAAAAATCTGAATGTTCATGTCAATTACCTCAATCGTGCCGTAAAAGAGGTCACTGGAAAATCTACAACCACTCACATCAGAGAACGTATACTTACAGAAGCAAAAGCATTACTACTGCACACCGACTGGAATATCTCAGAAATAGCTTTCGCTCTCGGATTTGATTATCCAACATATTTTAATAATTTCTTCAAAAAACAAACAGGAACCAATCCAAAAGCATTTCGTTTGACCGAGGTTTGA
- a CDS encoding helix-turn-helix domain-containing protein yields MRYYGTILFFIALLLPALGKSQKSEEQLKKELKQLQKGIDNTGIVNNTIQELEKNYKIAKNNKYYIAFRIGAELVRTYSTLDNAEKVIEVSTDLESSINKNSPPYDVSNMYRMKARSLGDLGFLEDSHKAYQASRRYMEKIKNNDARHYYGSLFYSNYSSFFDHSKKQSDSVRLCLLKGLDEAEKISDKSDLVSQNQKYDLIASIQGNLALYYLWIMKPGEPKTAEKYLLKSLKIAETKEISSFNEMNLYRTAGDFYFDQKDHDKAILYAQKGLDLERKISSPASREIFYEVLMDAYLAKNNSEEGKKYSLLLTELKDSIKTAEKHSVNKVTNAIKKGKDIEKNNILKTYLYIFLAAIIIGCGGVWYYWKKRNKLLQQRFHELIEKIKNESEDKNAGKEKDKQKVIGAPIAMSEETINQLLDKISKFERSEKYLKTDLTLAKLAVSFNTNTKYLSEVIKYHKNKNFNNYINSLRIGYITRKLYEDSTYRRYKISSLAEICGYSSFRAFQTVFKKETGLTPSDFIENLKKEMEVQ; encoded by the coding sequence ATGAGATATTACGGAACTATTTTATTTTTTATTGCTTTACTACTGCCTGCTTTAGGAAAAAGCCAGAAATCTGAAGAACAGTTAAAAAAAGAACTGAAGCAGTTGCAGAAAGGAATAGATAACACTGGCATTGTGAACAATACAATACAGGAACTGGAAAAAAATTACAAGATCGCAAAGAATAATAAATATTATATTGCCTTCAGGATAGGCGCAGAGCTGGTAAGAACGTATTCAACATTGGATAATGCCGAGAAGGTTATTGAAGTTTCAACGGATCTGGAAAGCAGCATCAATAAGAACTCTCCCCCCTACGATGTTTCTAATATGTATAGGATGAAAGCACGTTCATTAGGGGATCTGGGATTTCTGGAAGATTCCCATAAAGCTTATCAGGCTTCAAGAAGATATATGGAAAAAATCAAGAATAATGATGCCCGTCATTATTATGGAAGTTTGTTCTATTCTAATTATTCATCATTTTTTGACCACAGTAAAAAACAGTCTGATTCTGTACGTTTATGCCTTTTAAAAGGTTTGGATGAAGCAGAAAAGATTTCCGATAAAAGTGATCTGGTATCCCAGAATCAGAAATATGATCTCATTGCCTCTATACAGGGTAATCTGGCTTTATATTATCTATGGATCATGAAACCTGGTGAACCCAAGACCGCAGAGAAATATCTTTTGAAATCTTTGAAGATTGCTGAAACCAAAGAGATAAGCTCATTTAATGAAATGAATTTGTACAGGACGGCTGGGGATTTTTATTTTGATCAGAAAGATCATGATAAAGCCATCCTTTATGCGCAGAAAGGGTTGGATTTAGAACGGAAAATCTCTTCGCCCGCCAGCAGGGAAATTTTTTATGAAGTTTTGATGGATGCTTACCTTGCAAAAAACAATAGTGAAGAAGGAAAAAAATACAGTCTGCTTCTTACGGAACTGAAAGACAGTATAAAAACGGCAGAAAAACATTCTGTAAATAAGGTCACTAACGCAATTAAAAAAGGAAAAGACATAGAAAAGAACAATATTCTCAAAACCTATTTGTATATTTTTTTGGCAGCAATCATAATAGGATGTGGTGGAGTTTGGTATTATTGGAAGAAAAGAAATAAACTTTTACAGCAGAGATTTCATGAACTCATTGAAAAAATAAAAAATGAATCTGAAGATAAGAATGCCGGAAAGGAAAAAGATAAACAAAAAGTAATAGGAGCTCCAATAGCAATGTCAGAGGAAACAATCAATCAACTTTTGGATAAGATATCAAAATTTGAAAGATCCGAAAAGTATCTCAAAACAGATCTTACCCTTGCCAAGCTTGCCGTTAGTTTCAATACCAATACAAAATACCTTTCAGAGGTCATAAAATACCATAAGAACAAAAATTTCAATAATTATATTAACAGTCTCAGAATTGGGTATATTACCAGAAAACTTTATGAAGACTCTACGTACAGGAGGTATAAAATCAGTTCTTTGGCTGAAATATGCGGCTACTCAAGTTTCAGGGCTTTCCAGACTGTTTTTAAAAAGGAGACGGGGCTAACCCCATCTGATTTTATTGAGAACCTGAAAAAAGAAATGGAAGTGCAGTAA
- a CDS encoding TonB-dependent receptor, with the protein MAKITAALLYFSYSLSSKASAEVPFISENHLYKYSLQVQQKGNVSGRIVNAEGRPLANAQVQLTGIGSTQSDKGGYFKFEGVMYGKYELVISLEGFDSITQSIEVYEENLEFTEPIVMQAAGHNLDEVVVTASRLAEHIDEVPSSITYIGGKTLDQQRQINDNLPSILMQKVPSISPSEESQNNFIAKIRGRNFLVLIDGIPQSTPLRNGGRDLRTIDASAIDHIEVINGATAMYGNGAAGGVINYITKKPKKNKKLSSSTYLNNSLSLVRPNETYGYNIAQIFSGQVGKWDYVLQGKMGRTGVIRSSDATIVSPFYGLGETRSYNTLAKIGYQIAPDHHIELMGNYYSSLQDSKYAGTTGKFGESPAVGIPSDAAANGGTPYNKALHLKYDGQYGRTAANLSLYYEDMNTVFETYNQNYSDHKGARLNFNTPFQLGTASKVSLIYGIDLLKDHTVQKTLKDELVTPDMNMNNLALYIQSKVNIGTDWILKGGIRYENIRFNVGDLTKNGKLTVGENNHSDAFVFNLTTRYNKYNYLQPFASFSQGYSIGDVGLILRNGVPLSQIDPKPVVVNNFEFGVNGKMDIWDYQLTGYYSTSKKGTTFAETSIPGNYELSQVPQRIYGVELVANVKPVQWLTVGTVLGYMDGRQDLKNVGDFKDKLDNSIISPFKINLSVDVKLSEQWNVYLQYLHLGKRDVFPAEAYNYGKYPISGYNLVDLQTKYKYQNFTFMFSVNNLFNADYYPVHAEVRGATNEGRYYIKGSGTVANLGIQFDL; encoded by the coding sequence ATGGCTAAAATTACAGCCGCTCTTTTATATTTTTCTTATTCATTATCCTCAAAAGCTTCTGCAGAGGTTCCCTTTATCTCTGAAAACCATTTATATAAGTATTCCCTTCAGGTACAGCAAAAAGGTAATGTAAGTGGCCGTATTGTAAACGCAGAGGGTAGACCTTTGGCCAATGCACAGGTTCAGTTAACAGGAATAGGAAGTACCCAGTCAGACAAAGGAGGCTATTTTAAATTTGAAGGGGTAATGTATGGGAAATATGAACTTGTAATTAGCTTAGAGGGTTTTGATAGCATAACTCAATCTATTGAAGTGTATGAAGAAAATCTTGAATTTACGGAACCAATTGTTATGCAAGCTGCAGGACATAATTTGGATGAAGTTGTTGTTACTGCGAGCAGATTGGCGGAACACATTGATGAGGTTCCGTCATCAATAACCTATATTGGAGGTAAAACGCTAGACCAGCAGCGACAGATCAACGATAACCTTCCGTCTATCCTGATGCAAAAGGTACCCAGTATCTCCCCCAGTGAGGAGAGTCAGAATAATTTTATTGCCAAAATCCGTGGACGAAACTTTTTGGTACTGATAGACGGAATACCACAATCTACTCCTTTACGTAATGGCGGACGCGATCTACGCACTATTGATGCCAGTGCAATAGATCATATTGAAGTAATCAATGGTGCAACGGCCATGTATGGTAACGGGGCTGCAGGCGGTGTAATCAACTATATTACTAAAAAACCGAAAAAAAATAAAAAACTTAGTTCATCCACTTATCTCAATAATTCACTGAGCCTTGTAAGACCCAACGAAACTTATGGCTACAATATTGCACAGATATTTTCCGGGCAGGTTGGTAAATGGGATTATGTTTTACAGGGTAAAATGGGTCGTACCGGTGTTATCCGAAGTTCCGATGCAACAATTGTAAGCCCCTTTTATGGGCTGGGTGAAACGCGGTCCTATAATACATTGGCTAAGATCGGATACCAGATTGCGCCGGATCATCATATAGAGCTGATGGGGAACTATTACAGCAGTTTGCAGGACAGCAAGTATGCAGGCACAACCGGTAAGTTTGGAGAATCACCGGCAGTTGGTATTCCTTCTGATGCGGCAGCTAATGGTGGCACACCATACAACAAAGCATTACATCTAAAGTATGATGGGCAATATGGAAGAACAGCAGCTAATCTGAGCTTATACTATGAAGATATGAATACGGTTTTTGAAACTTATAATCAAAACTATTCAGATCATAAAGGGGCCAGACTCAATTTCAATACTCCCTTCCAACTTGGCACCGCTTCCAAAGTTTCTCTTATTTACGGTATAGACCTTCTGAAGGACCATACGGTACAGAAAACGCTGAAAGACGAGCTGGTAACTCCGGATATGAATATGAATAATCTTGCCCTTTACATACAGAGTAAAGTAAATATAGGCACCGACTGGATTTTAAAAGGAGGAATACGTTATGAAAATATCCGGTTTAACGTTGGGGATCTGACCAAAAACGGTAAACTTACCGTTGGTGAAAATAATCATTCGGATGCTTTTGTATTTAACCTGACAACACGATATAATAAATATAACTACCTACAGCCTTTTGCTTCTTTTTCACAAGGATATTCAATTGGTGATGTGGGGCTTATTCTACGCAATGGCGTACCACTGAGTCAGATTGATCCTAAGCCTGTTGTGGTTAATAATTTCGAATTCGGAGTAAATGGTAAGATGGATATTTGGGATTACCAGCTGACTGGTTATTACAGTACCTCTAAAAAAGGAACTACATTCGCTGAAACTTCCATACCAGGCAATTACGAACTGAGCCAGGTACCTCAACGTATTTATGGAGTGGAACTTGTTGCTAATGTGAAACCTGTTCAGTGGCTGACAGTTGGGACAGTGCTTGGTTATATGGATGGCCGTCAGGATCTGAAAAATGTGGGAGATTTTAAGGATAAGCTGGACAATTCCATCATTTCACCTTTCAAAATTAATTTAAGTGTTGATGTTAAGCTATCCGAGCAGTGGAATGTTTATCTGCAATACCTGCATCTAGGAAAAAGAGATGTATTTCCCGCTGAAGCATATAATTATGGGAAATACCCTATTTCAGGATATAATCTTGTAGATCTGCAAACGAAATATAAGTATCAAAACTTTACTTTCATGTTCTCTGTCAATAATCTGTTCAATGCTGATTATTATCCGGTTCATGCCGAAGTAAGAGGTGCAACCAATGAAGGACGTTATTATATCAAAGGATCAGGAACTGTGGCCAATCTGGGAATACAATTTGATCTTTAA
- a CDS encoding helix-turn-helix domain-containing protein, with translation MEYQARYITEDIKLSSYEDKFFKSDIMFDQHMLVWFLSGETKIIQADATYVFGKGDIFLIPRNQLATIINYPKNGEPHKTVVMHLSPETLKKFYADKNINPQPQKSHKIFCFNNHPLLESCLASLIPYFDMKNIPEDIAFIKITEAISILRTVNLEIDHVLANFEEPGKIDLVDYMEKNFMFNLPLEKFSYLTGRSLTTFKRDFKKSFTMTPQRWLTHKRLELAYYQLTEKKKKPLEVCYEVGFENLSHFSFAFKKQFGISPSFLVS, from the coding sequence ATGGAATACCAGGCCCGTTATATCACAGAAGACATAAAGCTTTCCAGCTATGAAGACAAGTTTTTCAAATCGGATATTATGTTTGACCAACATATGCTGGTTTGGTTTCTTTCAGGAGAAACCAAAATTATACAGGCAGATGCTACGTATGTTTTTGGAAAAGGTGATATTTTTCTCATTCCCAGAAATCAGCTAGCCACTATTATCAATTATCCAAAAAATGGTGAGCCTCACAAAACAGTCGTCATGCATTTATCACCTGAAACTTTAAAGAAGTTTTATGCAGACAAAAATATAAACCCTCAACCACAAAAGTCACATAAGATTTTTTGTTTCAATAATCACCCACTGCTTGAAAGTTGCCTGGCTTCCCTCATCCCCTATTTTGATATGAAAAATATCCCGGAAGATATTGCCTTTATCAAAATTACAGAAGCCATCAGTATTCTCAGAACAGTAAATCTTGAGATTGACCATGTACTTGCCAATTTTGAAGAACCGGGAAAGATTGATCTTGTAGATTATATGGAGAAAAATTTCATGTTCAATCTTCCACTGGAAAAATTCAGCTATCTGACAGGCAGAAGCCTCACTACCTTTAAACGGGATTTTAAAAAATCTTTTACAATGACCCCGCAACGGTGGTTAACTCATAAACGCCTGGAGCTTGCTTATTATCAACTTACGGAAAAGAAAAAAAAACCACTGGAAGTATGCTATGAGGTAGGATTTGAAAACCTTTCCCATTTTTCCTTTGCTTTTAAAAAACAGTTTGGCATTTCCCCAAGTTTCTTAGTATCTTAA